From a single Anaerolineales bacterium genomic region:
- the tilS gene encoding tRNA lysidine(34) synthetase TilS, whose protein sequence is MTDNIEAILENECGLVKDRPIIVGVSGGPDSLCLMEILRQAGYPLIVAYFDHQLRVDSYLDARMVEKTAARLMLTCVIDGADVRAHAEEHKLSIEEAARNLRYRFFFQLAHRFDAQAVAVGHTADDQVETVLMHFLRGSSIAGLKGMSYRSIIQTFDPNIPVVRPLLDLWRDETVVYCAVHGLRPHYDSSNDSLNFQRNRIRHLLIPNLETYNPKFREAILRMSQSLKSDFTFVMETLEKGWEETVLSVEEGVVTFDAVLLSSHSLGLQRNLVKHAMQTLHPGVDITFSILERATQLIASNAPSASADLKGGLRMFREAKHIYICTHGAELPFDLWPQLPADTDRLDVALPGQVALAGGWKMTCERWRLPALAWEQAERNEDRFQVWLDADELSGLLELRTRFPGDHFSPLGMDGHSQKLSDFFVNAKMPQRARDRWPLLCAGEEIVWIPGHRPSHRHRLKDTTKNIVYFSMVRPQEKITEEENPRQ, encoded by the coding sequence ATGACGGACAATATCGAAGCGATCCTGGAAAACGAATGCGGTCTTGTCAAAGACCGTCCCATCATTGTCGGCGTCTCTGGCGGACCCGACAGTCTATGCCTGATGGAAATTTTACGGCAGGCAGGCTACCCGCTCATCGTAGCCTACTTCGATCATCAACTCCGCGTGGATTCATATCTGGATGCGCGCATGGTCGAAAAAACCGCCGCGCGCCTGATGCTCACCTGTGTCATTGATGGCGCAGATGTGCGCGCGCATGCCGAGGAGCACAAGTTGTCCATCGAAGAAGCGGCGCGCAACTTGCGGTATCGATTCTTCTTTCAACTGGCGCATCGGTTCGATGCGCAGGCGGTGGCAGTCGGTCACACTGCGGATGATCAAGTGGAGACGGTGTTGATGCACTTTTTGCGCGGCAGCAGTATCGCCGGCTTGAAGGGTATGTCTTATCGTTCCATCATCCAAACTTTCGATCCCAACATCCCGGTTGTGCGTCCTTTGCTTGATCTGTGGCGGGATGAAACGGTTGTGTACTGCGCGGTCCACGGGCTTCGTCCGCATTATGATTCAAGTAATGATTCGCTCAACTTTCAACGCAATCGCATCCGTCACCTCTTGATCCCAAATCTTGAAACCTACAATCCCAAGTTCCGCGAGGCGATCCTGCGCATGTCGCAGTCGTTGAAGAGTGATTTCACCTTCGTGATGGAAACGTTGGAAAAAGGGTGGGAGGAGACAGTTTTATCCGTGGAGGAGGGGGTCGTCACTTTTGATGCTGTCCTGCTCTCGAGCCATTCGCTCGGACTCCAACGCAATCTGGTCAAACATGCCATGCAGACTCTCCACCCGGGCGTGGATATCACCTTCTCGATCCTGGAGCGCGCCACCCAGTTGATAGCCTCCAACGCCCCATCCGCCTCTGCGGATCTAAAGGGCGGCTTGCGGATGTTCAGGGAGGCGAAACATATCTATATCTGCACGCATGGCGCGGAACTGCCGTTCGATCTTTGGCCCCAACTACCAGCCGACACGGATAGGCTCGATGTCGCCCTGCCCGGTCAGGTCGCGTTGGCTGGCGGATGGAAGATGACTTGCGAGCGTTGGCGTCTCCCGGCTTTGGCGTGGGAGCAGGCTGAACGGAATGAGGACCGGTTTCAGGTCTGGTTGGATGCGGATGAGTTATCCGGTCTGCTGGAATTGCGGACGAGATTTCCCGGTGATCATTTCTCCCCGCTCGGCATGGACGGTCATTCGCAGAAGCTTTCCGATTTTTTTGTGAATGCGAAAATGCCCCAGCGCGCGCGTGACCGCTGGCCCCTGTTGTGTGCGGGTGAGGAGATCGTATGGATCCCGGGACATCGCCCGTCACACCGCCACCGTTTGAAGGATACGACTAAAAATATCGTTTACTTTTCGATGGTGCGTCCGCAGGAAAAGATCACGGAAGAAGAAAATCCCCGCCAGTAG
- a CDS encoding tyrosine-type recombinase/integrase, whose product MANTSAHLNTKTMLPAAINGWEMYMADQGRSPNTIKAFLSDVRLLNQFIPPDKGIGAVTTDDLNRFFEWMEKGRGVPCSPKTLSRRITSVKSFFRWLHQYGVLAIDPAEKVVQRSAISPLPQVLTEDEYQAVLLAADRHRREKKPDARPYTLAALLLSTAIKKSECLGIHLNHIDLDAKNGPYLFVRYASPANRYKERKIELEQDWVAAYEEYLSQYQPTDQVFPWSPRRLEYLLEDIGEEAGLTKHLSFDMCRWTCALRDYQAGIETDKIRQKLGVSKIQWRELFIKLRQLNGETK is encoded by the coding sequence ATGGCAAATACATCTGCACACCTCAATACAAAGACCATGCTCCCCGCCGCCATCAACGGCTGGGAAATGTACATGGCGGATCAGGGACGCTCTCCCAACACCATTAAAGCCTTCCTTTCCGACGTGCGCCTGCTCAACCAATTCATACCGCCAGACAAGGGCATCGGCGCAGTCACAACAGACGATCTCAACCGCTTCTTCGAATGGATGGAAAAAGGGCGCGGCGTCCCCTGCAGCCCCAAAACCCTGTCACGCCGCATCACCTCGGTCAAGTCGTTCTTCCGCTGGCTGCACCAATACGGTGTGCTGGCGATCGATCCCGCCGAAAAGGTCGTACAGCGCTCCGCCATCAGTCCCCTGCCGCAGGTGCTGACGGAGGATGAATATCAAGCCGTCCTACTCGCCGCCGACCGCCATCGCCGCGAAAAGAAACCCGATGCGCGTCCGTATACATTAGCCGCCCTCCTGCTCAGCACCGCCATCAAAAAAAGCGAATGCCTCGGCATCCACCTCAACCATATCGACTTGGACGCCAAGAACGGACCATACCTCTTCGTCCGCTATGCCAGCCCCGCCAACCGCTACAAGGAACGCAAAATCGAACTTGAGCAGGACTGGGTTGCCGCCTACGAAGAATACCTGTCGCAATACCAACCCACCGACCAGGTCTTCCCATGGTCGCCGCGCCGGCTGGAATATCTGCTTGAGGACATCGGCGAAGAAGCCGGCTTGACCAAGCATCTCTCCTTCGATATGTGCCGCTGGACGTGCGCCCTGCGCGATTATCAGGCGGGCATCGAAACCGACAAGATCCGCCAAAAACTCGGCGTGTCAAAGATCCAATGGCGCGAATTGTTCATCAAACTAAGGCAACTGAACGGCGAAACAAAATAA
- a CDS encoding LCP family protein: MRTYVRSTLTAFLAILISACSATPAPEQVVLPFVLITSAPDSTPTPTPFQPSLFTPTQPPLYAFDVNAAPQLVYPSETPSPTATPHTEPTATTAFDQLFPTQAAPPPDGAVNPTALPPLTDTETINFLLIGSDRRPTGTSHRTDTLLIAIVWHREGQVSLISIPRDLWIYIPTVGMQRINTAYQSGESGGYPGGGAGLLKDTIAHNLGIRIDHTAMVEFDGFRRIVDTLGGIEVPVSCSYTDWRLKNPSLDPNNENNWWLYTVGPGEVFMDGDLALWYARSRSKSNDFDRGRRQQEVIRMLFQKALKTDTFSKIPQLYDDLSSTVLTDLGLGDMIRMAPYALNFTNANIRSYYIRPPYVQGWTTPGGASVLLPQEAQLQQMLIEATTLSTYAAVRENIIVEVQNGARFDTLETLAASRLNYAGYQTVTGTADTRDYANSVIVDFTLGQDASQRQAIINVLGLYSANVISLPDANSAAQYRVILGADYKACFQPEDLTH, encoded by the coding sequence ATGCGAACCTACGTCCGTTCCACGCTGACCGCCTTTCTTGCGATTCTTATCTCCGCCTGCAGCGCAACACCCGCCCCCGAACAGGTGGTTTTGCCGTTCGTGCTCATTACATCCGCGCCGGATTCAACCCCCACACCAACGCCGTTTCAACCATCCCTATTTACGCCGACCCAGCCGCCTCTATACGCCTTTGACGTGAACGCCGCTCCGCAGTTGGTTTACCCCAGCGAGACTCCATCCCCGACCGCAACGCCTCATACCGAACCGACAGCGACCACTGCCTTCGACCAACTTTTCCCCACTCAAGCCGCTCCCCCGCCCGATGGCGCGGTCAACCCAACCGCCCTGCCTCCGCTGACCGACACCGAAACCATCAACTTCCTGCTCATCGGCTCGGATAGACGACCGACGGGCACATCCCACCGCACGGACACCCTGTTGATCGCCATCGTCTGGCACAGGGAGGGACAGGTCTCCTTGATCTCCATTCCGCGCGATTTGTGGATCTACATCCCAACCGTGGGAATGCAGCGCATCAACACCGCCTACCAAAGCGGAGAATCCGGCGGCTACCCCGGCGGCGGCGCAGGGCTATTGAAAGATACCATCGCCCACAACCTCGGCATCCGCATTGACCATACCGCCATGGTCGAATTTGACGGCTTTCGCCGCATTGTGGATACCCTCGGCGGGATTGAAGTCCCCGTCTCCTGTTCCTACACCGACTGGCGCCTGAAAAACCCATCCTTGGACCCCAACAACGAAAATAACTGGTGGCTGTACACCGTCGGTCCCGGCGAAGTGTTCATGGATGGCGACCTTGCCCTATGGTATGCAAGATCCCGTTCCAAATCCAACGATTTTGACCGCGGACGACGCCAGCAGGAAGTCATCCGTATGCTGTTCCAGAAGGCTCTGAAGACAGATACGTTCAGCAAGATCCCCCAACTCTACGACGATCTATCCAGCACCGTGCTGACAGATTTGGGCTTGGGTGACATGATCCGCATGGCTCCCTACGCGCTGAACTTTACAAATGCCAACATCCGAAGTTACTACATACGCCCGCCCTATGTGCAGGGATGGACGACGCCCGGCGGCGCATCCGTTCTCCTGCCGCAGGAGGCGCAGTTGCAGCAAATGTTGATCGAAGCCACTACTTTGTCCACGTACGCGGCGGTGCGCGAAAACATCATCGTGGAAGTGCAAAACGGCGCACGGTTCGATACACTCGAAACTCTCGCCGCCTCCCGCCTAAATTATGCCGGCTATCAGACGGTCACTGGGACCGCAGACACACGTGACTACGCGAATTCCGTCATCGTAGACTTTACACTTGGGCAAGATGCTTCTCAAAGACAGGCGATCATCAATGTCCTCGGTTTGTATTCAGCGAACGTGATCTCCCTGCCGGACGCGAACAGCGCTGCCCAGTACCGCGTCATCCTCGGCGCGGACTATAAAGCGTGCTTCCAACCGGAAGATCTGACCCATTAA
- a CDS encoding LysM peptidoglycan-binding domain-containing protein, with protein MRGMRDFGNALIVAVVSVGLMLGALSISLVEFVPEATLAPTANLFPSPIPVTSTSTFPPTFTSEAVFDIPTPTTTMIPAGSCQPPSGWRSITVRAGDTLDSFAARYRISKEVLRSANCLLSDNLLPGTVFYVPPALTSTPIVCSPGAVGWVRSYVVRPGDTIYSIAVNHYTTASLLKSVNCRSSDIIYINEILWVPSVATRTPVPTPLPGSTVTPIPTEPLTQTALPFTATVIPSDTSIPPSPTPIPTSTPAPTSTPSPTAFP; from the coding sequence ATGCGTGGAATGCGCGATTTTGGCAACGCGCTGATCGTGGCGGTTGTTTCAGTCGGCTTGATGTTGGGGGCGTTGTCCATTTCGCTGGTTGAATTCGTACCGGAAGCGACACTGGCTCCCACTGCGAATTTATTTCCATCGCCCATTCCTGTCACCTCCACCTCCACCTTCCCGCCGACATTCACATCGGAAGCGGTGTTCGACATCCCGACGCCAACAACGACCATGATCCCGGCGGGGTCGTGTCAGCCTCCGAGCGGATGGAGGTCGATCACTGTCCGCGCCGGCGACACGTTGGACAGTTTTGCCGCGCGCTACCGCATCAGCAAGGAAGTATTGCGAAGCGCCAATTGTCTCTTGAGCGATAACCTGCTGCCCGGCACAGTGTTTTATGTGCCGCCGGCGCTCACCAGTACGCCCATCGTTTGCAGTCCGGGCGCGGTGGGATGGGTCAGATCGTACGTGGTCAGACCCGGCGACACGATCTACTCGATCGCGGTCAATCACTACACAACTGCCAGCCTGTTAAAATCAGTGAACTGCCGCTCAAGCGATATTATTTACATCAATGAAATTCTATGGGTTCCAAGCGTCGCCACGCGCACGCCTGTGCCAACGCCACTGCCCGGCTCAACGGTCACACCGATTCCCACAGAACCGTTGACTCAAACCGCCCTGCCGTTCACAGCCACTGTCATTCCAAGCGACACATCCATACCGCCTTCACCAACCCCGATACCCACCTCCACACCGGCGCCGACGAGCACTCCAAGTCCGACGGCATTTCCATAA
- a CDS encoding ATP-binding protein yields MSAFTNLILTQLTVPPGDLIYYVVLVFTVASALQSAFNHWRISEFPQARRALTGLGILLTAQIVMFIFSGLGWQQIIDPKTVLPPLDRAFLMFSIIWITWLYAFPEPNRAADAIATIASLFILIALGLSLVTWQQQIPFTSYNQTADDWFWQVASLVLTLAGITILFIRRPDGMWYGIALLALGFLGHSAHLLFRTEGNYSGIVRLAYMAAYPILLTLPQRFGIPTTTVGMAPSRPASLKQDTGFPERRRYSTDPKTFHAMLALAAETKPTKISQSVTRAIAQTMLADLCFMIYLTDNNNQMVIAGGYDLIREDNLEGGSLNKSTIPMLATSLQRGRPLRMPASSTSADIKGLGEILGLGNPGHLLSVPILTPDKESLGGLLLLSPYSDRTWTAEDQAFLSNIAASLVPIIKRNQKINDLEAQSDQARAHVTDMERRIQELTQQLEAARTDLEKSNSMDLASLMAAQEESQRIIEQLQIENAEIRTGKNLPASSGQLEDELKASLKELARLQNQLAESNSRVMELEKGQIATRSSEQAEVIASISQELRQPLSSIVGYTDLLLGESVGILGALQRKFVERIKASTERIRSLTDDMIQITTLEAELNELKPESVDLNSIIDNAVSYTSTQVREKNISIHLELPKTLAPIQADREAMQQILIHLLQNAGAASPFEGTIRLKVQTRGEDGLDYILIQVSDSGGGIAPQDLSRVFSRLYRADNVLIQGVGDTGVGLSIAKTLTEAQHGRIWVESEPGVGATFSVLLPIAGEAATEKQAKKGSS; encoded by the coding sequence ATGAGCGCATTCACCAATTTAATTCTCACACAATTGACCGTGCCGCCGGGGGATTTGATCTATTATGTTGTGCTGGTCTTTACCGTCGCCAGCGCACTGCAATCTGCATTTAATCACTGGCGGATAAGCGAATTCCCGCAAGCGCGGCGCGCACTGACCGGGCTTGGAATCCTGCTCACCGCACAGATCGTCATGTTCATTTTCAGCGGACTGGGCTGGCAGCAGATCATCGATCCGAAGACCGTCCTGCCGCCGCTGGACCGCGCCTTCCTCATGTTCAGCATCATCTGGATCACCTGGCTGTATGCCTTTCCGGAGCCGAATCGCGCGGCAGATGCCATTGCCACCATCGCCAGCCTGTTCATTCTCATTGCGCTGGGATTAAGCCTTGTAACATGGCAGCAACAGATCCCCTTCACGAGTTATAACCAAACCGCGGATGACTGGTTCTGGCAGGTCGCATCGCTTGTCTTAACCCTGGCTGGTATCACCATCCTGTTCATTCGCCGCCCCGACGGTATGTGGTATGGCATCGCCCTGCTTGCGCTTGGTTTTCTCGGTCACAGCGCACATTTGCTTTTCCGCACCGAGGGGAATTACTCGGGAATCGTACGGCTTGCCTACATGGCGGCATACCCCATCTTATTGACATTGCCGCAGAGATTCGGCATACCGACGACCACTGTCGGCATGGCTCCTTCGCGCCCTGCGTCTTTGAAACAGGATACAGGGTTTCCGGAGCGCCGCCGATACAGCACAGACCCCAAGACCTTCCACGCCATGCTGGCGCTGGCGGCAGAAACGAAACCAACCAAGATCAGCCAGTCGGTCACCCGCGCCATCGCACAGACCATGCTTGCCGATCTGTGTTTCATGATCTATTTGACAGACAACAATAATCAAATGGTCATCGCCGGAGGCTATGATCTGATCCGCGAGGACAATTTGGAGGGCGGATCACTCAACAAGAGCACGATCCCCATGCTCGCAACTTCCCTCCAGCGTGGACGTCCGCTGCGCATGCCGGCGAGCAGTACTTCGGCGGATATCAAAGGCTTGGGCGAGATACTCGGCTTGGGGAACCCCGGTCACCTATTAAGCGTGCCCATCCTTACGCCGGACAAAGAATCGCTGGGCGGTTTACTTCTTCTCTCACCCTACTCCGACCGCACCTGGACCGCTGAAGACCAGGCATTCCTTTCGAATATTGCAGCATCGCTCGTACCGATCATCAAACGCAATCAAAAGATCAATGATCTCGAAGCCCAAAGCGATCAGGCGCGTGCCCATGTAACCGACATGGAGCGGCGCATTCAAGAGCTGACTCAGCAATTGGAAGCGGCACGGACTGACCTCGAGAAAAGTAATTCGATGGACCTCGCATCACTGATGGCGGCTCAGGAAGAATCCCAGCGCATCATCGAACAACTGCAGATAGAGAACGCCGAGATCCGCACCGGGAAGAACCTGCCCGCATCCTCCGGTCAACTGGAAGATGAGTTGAAGGCGTCTTTGAAGGAGCTTGCGCGCCTGCAAAACCAGCTCGCGGAATCCAACTCGCGGGTGATGGAATTGGAGAAGGGGCAGATCGCCACACGCAGTTCGGAGCAGGCGGAGGTGATCGCATCCATTTCGCAGGAATTACGCCAACCGCTCTCCTCCATCGTCGGGTACACAGACTTGCTGCTGGGCGAATCGGTGGGAATACTCGGCGCATTGCAGCGGAAATTCGTGGAGCGCATCAAAGCATCCACGGAGCGCATCCGCAGTTTGACGGATGACATGATCCAGATCACAACGCTTGAAGCGGAGTTGAACGAACTCAAACCCGAGTCTGTGGACCTGAACTCGATCATTGACAATGCGGTTTCGTACACCAGTACGCAGGTGCGCGAGAAGAATATTTCCATTCATCTGGAACTTCCCAAGACGCTTGCGCCCATTCAAGCGGACCGCGAAGCAATGCAGCAGATCCTGATCCATTTGCTGCAAAATGCCGGGGCGGCGTCTCCGTTCGAAGGGACGATCAGGCTCAAGGTCCAGACGAGAGGCGAAGATGGGCTGGATTACATCCTGATCCAGGTTTCGGACAGCGGCGGCGGAATCGCTCCGCAAGATCTGTCCCGTGTATTCAGCCGCTTGTACCGCGCAGACAATGTCCTTATTCAGGGAGTCGGTGACACCGGCGTGGGTCTATCCATTGCGAAGACCCTGACAGAGGCGCAGCACGGACGGATCTGGGTGGAGAGCGAGCCGGGTGTCGGCGCAACCTTTAGCGTGTTGCTGCCGATTGCTGGGGAAGCGGCGACCGAAAAACAGGCGAAAAAAGGAAGCAGTTGA
- a CDS encoding tetratricopeptide repeat protein — translation MILPAPISGYSALRRAEADQRAGHHASASQNFQDAARLLFWRTDLWERAGLAAFSADDFPGAVMFLNRAPELSEEGWSVLGYSHFRMDDLPSALLAFQRGLQVYDSPYMYSGLAYIHRQQKDWNAERLALENQIRLGTDDAFAYYRLGLLLCIFDPQRAYDKLTIASSLNPELDPAVQTMRSALNLSYTQADKSAQMIALGRALGLVQEWELALAAFGRAIASDAENAEAWAWLGEAKQQLGQDGRVELDRALSLDRTSVVVRGLRALYWERQERYAQMLAEYLLAAEYEPDNPAWRAGVGDAYAKRGDLNAALTAFQRAAELAPTDATYRRLLAVFCAENNIYVEEIGLPAALEAVRLAPESAEMLDALGMAYFSSGRFANAEQSFLKALEIDPVYYPAHIHIAMNYLAQGNRVAAVNSLTFVRDARASGEYGELAVKLLVQYFP, via the coding sequence ATGATTTTGCCCGCACCGATCAGCGGATATTCCGCTTTGCGCCGCGCCGAGGCGGATCAGCGGGCAGGTCACCATGCCAGCGCATCGCAGAACTTTCAGGATGCCGCGCGTCTGCTTTTCTGGCGTACAGATTTGTGGGAAAGGGCGGGGCTTGCCGCGTTTTCTGCGGATGATTTTCCCGGCGCGGTCATGTTCTTGAACCGCGCTCCAGAACTTTCGGAGGAAGGTTGGAGCGTGCTTGGATATTCTCATTTTCGCATGGACGATCTTCCGTCCGCGCTTCTCGCTTTTCAACGCGGATTACAGGTTTACGATTCGCCCTACATGTATTCAGGGCTTGCGTATATCCATCGCCAGCAAAAAGACTGGAATGCCGAACGTCTGGCGCTTGAAAACCAGATCCGCTTGGGAACGGATGATGCCTTTGCCTATTATCGACTTGGACTCCTTCTTTGTATATTCGATCCGCAGCGGGCATACGACAAATTGACAATCGCCTCCTCTCTTAATCCCGAACTTGATCCGGCTGTGCAGACAATGCGCTCCGCCTTGAATCTGTCCTATACCCAGGCGGATAAATCCGCGCAGATGATCGCGCTGGGGCGCGCGCTCGGTCTCGTGCAGGAGTGGGAACTGGCGCTCGCGGCGTTCGGGCGGGCGATTGCGTCGGATGCGGAAAATGCCGAGGCGTGGGCATGGCTTGGAGAGGCGAAACAGCAACTCGGTCAGGATGGACGCGTGGAGCTCGATCGCGCGCTTTCGCTGGATCGTACGTCCGTCGTCGTGCGCGGACTCCGTGCCTTGTATTGGGAGCGTCAGGAACGATATGCGCAGATGCTTGCCGAGTACCTGCTTGCCGCGGAGTATGAGCCGGACAATCCTGCCTGGCGGGCGGGGGTTGGTGATGCGTATGCAAAGCGCGGTGATCTGAACGCTGCGTTGACCGCCTTTCAGCGGGCGGCGGAGCTTGCTCCCACCGACGCGACCTACCGGCGCTTGCTGGCGGTATTTTGTGCTGAGAATAATATATATGTGGAGGAGATTGGTCTGCCTGCTGCGCTGGAAGCTGTGCGGCTTGCGCCGGAAAGCGCGGAAATGCTGGATGCGCTTGGAATGGCGTACTTTTCCAGCGGGCGGTTTGCAAATGCGGAGCAATCTTTTTTGAAGGCGCTTGAGATCGACCCTGTTTATTACCCCGCGCATATTCATATTGCCATGAATTATCTCGCACAGGGGAACCGGGTTGCGGCAGTGAATTCATTGACGTTTGTCCGCGATGCACGCGCATCCGGCGAGTATGGGGAGTTGGCGGTTAAGTTGTTGGTACAGTATTTCCCATGA
- the mtaB gene encoding tRNA (N(6)-L-threonylcarbamoyladenosine(37)-C(2))-methylthiotransferase MtaB — translation MKIFLDTIGCRLNQAEIEHMARQFRAAGHEIVASADHAEMAVVNTCAVTTQAASDSRGKIRTIARAGVEEIVATGCWTSLQPKEAAALPNVKHVVTNDKKDTLVPQTLNLPPETFDLEPIDRTPIPGLHRRTRAFIKVQDGCDNKCTFCITTVARGEGRSLPLADVIADINSALAGDSKEIVLTGVHLGSWGQEMNFHLRDLVKAILRETDVRRLRLSSLEPWDLDADFFSLWEDKRLMPHLHLPLQSGSDSTLRRMARKTTPASFRELVDAARNVMPDVAITTDIIAGFPGETEEEFAETLDFVKEMKFTGGHVFSYSPRPGTGAARMKGQVKPELRKKRNRILQESIEESARSYRERFIGQTMSVLWESTTEYGEYGWRMEGWSGNYLRVSAAAPSPRWNEVDEVELLEVDGEKVKGVIR, via the coding sequence ATGAAAATCTTTCTCGATACCATCGGCTGTCGCCTCAACCAGGCGGAAATTGAACACATGGCGCGCCAGTTCCGCGCCGCAGGGCATGAGATCGTCGCCTCTGCCGACCACGCCGAAATGGCGGTGGTCAATACCTGCGCGGTCACCACGCAGGCGGCATCCGATTCGCGCGGCAAGATCCGCACCATTGCCCGCGCAGGCGTGGAAGAGATCGTCGCCACAGGTTGCTGGACGAGCCTGCAACCCAAGGAAGCCGCCGCGCTGCCCAACGTCAAACACGTTGTCACCAACGACAAAAAAGATACCCTTGTTCCCCAGACATTAAATCTTCCCCCTGAAACTTTCGACCTCGAGCCGATCGACCGCACGCCCATCCCCGGTCTGCATCGCCGTACGCGCGCCTTCATCAAAGTGCAGGATGGTTGCGATAACAAATGCACTTTTTGCATCACCACCGTCGCGCGCGGCGAAGGGCGTAGTCTTCCGCTGGCAGATGTCATCGCGGATATCAACTCTGCGCTCGCGGGCGATTCCAAAGAGATCGTGCTGACGGGCGTGCATCTCGGCTCATGGGGACAGGAGATGAATTTTCATTTGCGCGATCTGGTCAAAGCCATTTTGCGCGAAACGGATGTGCGTCGTTTGAGACTATCATCCCTCGAACCATGGGATTTGGATGCCGACTTTTTCTCCCTATGGGAGGACAAACGCCTCATGCCTCACTTGCACCTGCCTCTGCAATCTGGCAGTGACTCCACCCTGCGGCGGATGGCGCGCAAGACCACGCCCGCATCCTTCCGTGAGTTAGTGGATGCCGCCCGCAACGTGATGCCTGATGTCGCCATCACGACGGATATCATCGCGGGCTTCCCCGGAGAGACGGAAGAAGAATTTGCCGAGACGCTGGATTTCGTGAAGGAGATGAAATTCACGGGCGGACATGTCTTTTCGTATTCGCCACGCCCCGGCACAGGGGCGGCGAGGATGAAGGGGCAGGTCAAGCCGGAGTTAAGAAAGAAGCGTAATCGCATCCTGCAGGAGTCCATCGAAGAGTCGGCGAGGTCCTATCGTGAGAGATTCATCGGGCAGACCATGTCCGTGCTGTGGGAATCCACCACCGAATATGGCGAATATGGCTGGCGCATGGAAGGCTGGTCGGGGAATTATCTGCGCGTGAGCGCCGCGGCTCCCTCGCCGCGCTGGAACGAGGTGGACGAGGTGGAACTGCTCGAAGTGGATGGCGAGAAGGTAAAAGGCGTAATCCGATAG
- a CDS encoding bifunctional 5,10-methylenetetrahydrofolate dehydrogenase/5,10-methenyltetrahydrofolate cyclohydrolase, which translates to MTAQLIDGTAIAQKVRDEVKEKVAKRIAEGKSQPGLATVLVGERIDSATYVSMKQKACAELGMTSFHHPVPADITQEDLEKLIKELNADPKVHGILVQLPLPDHLDEERILSLISIEKDVDGFSPINLGRLAQKGREPLFVPCTPYGCIYLLKEAGVKIAGANAVVLGRSNIVGMPAALLLIKENATVTVVHSRTKDIPAVMRDADIIIAAIGRAEMVRGEWIKPGAAVIDVGINGIPMLNEDGSPVISQKTGKPRQKLVGDVNFAEAKEVAGFITPVPGGVGPMTIAMLMANTFRAAEIQEK; encoded by the coding sequence ATGACGGCTCAATTGATTGACGGTACTGCCATTGCGCAGAAGGTGCGCGATGAAGTGAAAGAAAAAGTTGCCAAGCGCATCGCGGAGGGGAAATCCCAACCCGGGCTGGCGACCGTGCTGGTCGGCGAACGCATCGACTCGGCGACCTACGTGAGTATGAAGCAGAAGGCGTGCGCTGAACTGGGGATGACCTCGTTCCATCACCCCGTCCCTGCCGATATTACGCAGGAAGATCTGGAAAAATTGATCAAGGAACTGAATGCCGACCCGAAGGTGCATGGCATTTTGGTGCAGTTGCCCCTGCCCGATCATTTGGATGAAGAGCGGATTTTGTCGCTCATCAGCATCGAAAAGGATGTGGACGGTTTCTCGCCGATCAATCTTGGTCGTTTGGCGCAGAAGGGACGCGAACCGCTGTTCGTGCCCTGTACGCCGTACGGTTGTATCTATCTTTTGAAGGAAGCGGGCGTGAAGATCGCGGGCGCGAATGCGGTTGTGTTGGGACGTTCGAACATCGTCGGTATGCCTGCCGCGCTCCTGCTCATCAAGGAAAATGCCACGGTGACCGTCGTCCACTCGCGCACAAAGGACATCCCTGCCGTGATGCGTGATGCGGATATTATCATCGCTGCCATCGGGCGCGCAGAGATGGTACGTGGTGAGTGGATCAAACCCGGCGCCGCGGTCATTGACGTGGGCATCAACGGCATCCCGATGCTGAACGAAGACGGTTCCCCGGTCATTAGCCAGAAGACGGGCAAGCCGCGCCAGAAACTGGTCGGCGACGTCAATTTTGCGGAAGCGAAAGAAGTGGCTGGTTTCATTACTCCTGTTCCCGGCGGCGTCGGTCCCATGACGATTGCGATGCTGATGGCGAACACGTTCCGCGCGGCGGAGATTCAAGAAAAATAA